One genomic window of Campylobacter curvus includes the following:
- the rpsU gene encoding 30S ribosomal protein S21, with the protein MPGIKVHPNESFDEAYRKFKKQVDRNLIVTEVRARRFFEPMTEIRKKQKISARKKMLKRLYMLRRYESRL; encoded by the coding sequence GTGCCGGGAATCAAGGTGCATCCGAACGAGTCTTTTGACGAAGCTTACAGAAAGTTCAAAAAACAAGTAGATCGCAATCTCATCGTAACAGAGGTCAGAGCGAGACGCTTTTTTGAACCTATGACTGAAATTCGCAAAAAGCAAAAGATTTCAGCTCGTAAAAAAATGCTCAAACGTCTTTATATGCTTAGACGTTACGAGTCAAGACTCTAA
- the ccoG gene encoding cytochrome c oxidase accessory protein CcoG, translating to MTLPKNFSPCHSYTKRRYIVFAIISVIALILPFIRVDGNHLFLLNFDKSQLHLFFVKFDMQELYLMPFLFIILFLFVFFVTTLAGRIWCGWSCPQTIFRVIFRDLLQTKILKINRSVQNKQQAAKGQILKQISAIFIWAIICVLIASNFLWYFVPPEDFFAYLKDGSEHKILIGFLACIVLWLVYDVAILAENFCIYVCPYARVQSVMFDSDTIQVIYNEQRGGKIYDKGVKLYKKPPDPESQCTGCEACVRICPTHIDIRKGMQLECINCLECSDACAKVMAKFSLPSLIDWTSDNSQKTHRKVKFIRFRTVAYLVILIVAFVGLILMSGKKEHMLLNINRTSELYSVGRDGSVENSYVFLFQNTDNKEHEYYFDTNDTNLKIVRPNSPVRIKAGAKQKTIVTLRSLNLNQNFKNDMPVSIMINAFAIDEQRKINVNRETIFVYPKKIRYNNEFKN from the coding sequence ATGACCTTGCCGAAAAATTTTTCACCCTGTCACAGCTATACGAAGCGGCGATATATCGTATTTGCCATTATTTCGGTCATCGCTCTTATTTTGCCATTTATCCGTGTAGATGGCAATCATCTATTTTTGCTAAATTTCGACAAAAGCCAGCTTCATCTATTTTTTGTGAAATTTGATATGCAAGAGCTTTATTTGATGCCGTTTTTGTTCATCATCTTATTTTTATTCGTATTTTTTGTAACGACGCTGGCAGGGCGCATTTGGTGCGGCTGGAGCTGTCCGCAGACAATATTTCGCGTGATCTTTCGAGATCTTTTGCAGACTAAAATTTTAAAGATAAACAGAAGCGTCCAAAATAAGCAGCAAGCGGCAAAGGGGCAAATTTTAAAGCAAATTTCAGCCATTTTCATATGGGCTATCATCTGCGTGCTCATAGCCTCGAATTTTTTATGGTATTTCGTGCCACCGGAGGATTTTTTCGCTTATTTAAAGGATGGTTCCGAGCATAAAATTTTGATAGGATTTCTCGCCTGTATCGTACTTTGGCTCGTTTATGACGTCGCGATCTTGGCTGAGAATTTTTGCATCTATGTTTGCCCGTATGCGAGGGTGCAGTCGGTGATGTTTGACAGCGATACGATCCAAGTCATCTACAACGAACAGCGTGGCGGTAAAATTTACGATAAAGGTGTAAAGCTTTACAAAAAGCCACCGGATCCCGAAAGTCAATGCACCGGCTGTGAGGCTTGCGTGAGAATTTGCCCGACTCATATCGATATAAGAAAAGGTATGCAGCTTGAGTGCATAAACTGTCTTGAATGCTCTGACGCATGTGCAAAAGTAATGGCGAAATTTAGCCTTCCTTCGCTGATAGACTGGACGAGCGATAACTCACAAAAAACTCACCGAAAGGTAAAATTTATACGCTTTAGAACGGTAGCTTATCTCGTTATCTTAATCGTAGCTTTTGTCGGACTTATCCTAATGAGCGGCAAAAAAGAGCATATGCTTTTAAATATCAACCGCACCAGCGAACTTTACAGCGTGGGTAGGGACGGAAGCGTTGAAAATTCTTATGTATTTTTGTTTCAAAATACCGATAATAAGGAGCATGAATATTATTTTGACACTAATGACACAAATTTAAAAATAGTCCGCCCAAACAGCCCAGTGCGCATAAAAGCCGGTGCGAAGCAAAAGACGATAGTCACGCTAAGATCGCTAAATTTAAACCAAAATTTCAAAAATGATATGCCGGTTTCTATTATGATAAACGCATTTGCAATAGACGAGCAACGTAAAATAAACGTAAATCGTGAAACTATATTTGTGTATCCTAAAAAAATACGCTACAATAATGAGTTTAAAAATTAA
- a CDS encoding TetR/AcrR family transcriptional regulator, with the protein MNISEKGKKRYEIIMQTGLELFLEKGYEHTSLSDIVAKGGGSLASVYKYFTNKEGLFAAIMEKNFDDFCKELDEKVNLKSSKSLEEILYRFGLLYFDIFCKPYSIALSRLIISECYKNKELGERFNVNIIKRTCGILTK; encoded by the coding sequence ATGAATATTTCAGAAAAGGGCAAAAAGAGATACGAGATCATAATGCAAACGGGTCTCGAGCTGTTTTTGGAGAAAGGCTACGAGCATACGAGCCTTAGCGATATAGTCGCCAAAGGTGGAGGTTCGCTTGCTAGCGTTTATAAGTATTTTACTAACAAAGAGGGACTTTTTGCCGCGATAATGGAGAAAAATTTCGATGATTTTTGTAAGGAGCTCGATGAGAAGGTAAATTTAAAGTCTTCAAAGAGCTTGGAGGAAATTTTATATAGGTTTGGATTGCTTTATTTCGATATATTTTGCAAGCCTTACTCCATAGCGCTTTCTAGGCTCATAATAAGCGAATGCTATAAAAATAAGGAGCTTGGTGAGCGATTTAACGTAAATATAATCAAAAGAACATGTGGAATTTTGACTAAATAA
- a CDS encoding efflux RND transporter periplasmic adaptor subunit produces MGKLTNLSLALAVAVFFTGCLDDLNIFKKDKAQAAASAMPAAHVDVVVAKKGDYPMSFNYPARIQSEQDVIIKPKVSGTLLKQNFKAGDTVKEGQVLFVIDPEKYQATYESSKASIAQAEANLKNAKNEMERVKKLFAQKALSQKDYDSALATYESADATLKSAVASTKSAKLDLGYTNVTAPFSGVVGENLVDVGAYVAAGSSELVRLTKIDPIDVRFYISDIDELNRAKNIDQNSWEQINKEAILTVDGQNFEGKVKFIDSTVDVNSGGVLAKAEFENKDGKLLPGVFARISMNGFVQKDSFAIPQVAILQDTVSPYVYLVKDGKVVKKSIKIIYQTVTEAYVKEGLEEGDVIILNNFKKIGPGSSVQPDTQGKENK; encoded by the coding sequence ATGGGCAAGCTTACAAATTTATCGCTCGCTTTAGCTGTGGCTGTGTTTTTTACGGGCTGCTTGGATGATCTAAACATCTTTAAAAAAGACAAAGCTCAAGCGGCAGCATCTGCTATGCCAGCAGCACATGTTGATGTCGTAGTCGCTAAAAAAGGCGATTATCCGATGAGCTTTAACTATCCTGCTCGCATACAAAGCGAACAAGATGTGATCATCAAGCCAAAGGTTTCAGGAACGCTCTTGAAACAAAATTTCAAAGCCGGCGATACCGTAAAAGAGGGTCAAGTGCTTTTTGTCATCGATCCTGAGAAGTATCAAGCCACTTATGAGTCCTCAAAAGCGAGCATAGCGCAAGCCGAGGCGAATTTAAAAAATGCCAAAAACGAGATGGAGCGTGTCAAAAAGCTCTTCGCTCAAAAAGCTCTTTCTCAAAAAGATTATGACTCCGCACTTGCCACGTATGAAAGTGCCGACGCTACGCTAAAAAGCGCGGTCGCATCTACTAAAAGTGCTAAGCTGGACCTTGGCTATACGAACGTCACGGCTCCATTTAGCGGCGTGGTGGGCGAAAATTTAGTCGATGTGGGAGCGTACGTAGCAGCGGGCAGTAGCGAGCTGGTGAGGCTAACCAAGATCGATCCTATCGATGTTAGGTTTTATATATCCGATATAGACGAGCTAAACAGAGCTAAGAATATAGATCAAAACAGCTGGGAGCAGATAAATAAAGAAGCCATACTGACCGTAGACGGGCAAAATTTCGAAGGTAAAGTAAAATTTATAGATAGCACCGTCGATGTAAATAGCGGCGGCGTTTTAGCCAAGGCTGAATTTGAAAACAAAGACGGCAAGCTTTTGCCCGGAGTGTTCGCCAGAATTTCGATGAACGGCTTTGTGCAAAAAGATAGCTTTGCTATCCCTCAAGTGGCTATACTTCAAGATACCGTTAGCCCTTATGTCTATCTAGTAAAAGACGGCAAAGTAGTCAAAAAAAGTATAAAGATCATATATCAAACCGTTACTGAAGCCTACGTGAAAGAAGGGCTAGAAGAGGGCGACGTGATCATACTAAATAACTTCAAAAAGATAGGCCCGGGCTCTAGCGTCCAGCCTGATACGCAAGGCAAGGAGAACAAGTAA
- a CDS encoding efflux RND transporter permease subunit gives MFSKFFINRPIFAAVISIIIVIAGFVSIRGLPIEEYPKLTPPEVSVSASYTGANAEIIASTVASILEDEINGVENMIYMQSTSSSSGTMSISVYFNIGSNSKQATIDVNNRVQAALARLPQEVQQVGVTVRERSSSILEVVAFTTDDPSMNKRDLANYVLLNISDEIKRVKGVGDVAVIGNQSYAMRIWLKPDELSKFNISVSEVLSAIETQNSQYAAGTIGEPPLQDAKNPYVYSIKSDGRYSKPEEFENIVLRANSDGTMLKLKQVADVDIGMQSYSFNGFLNNQTMVPMLVFLQNDANALQTAQSVAQRLNELSASYPEGFKHTVSYDTTTFVQVSIEEVVKTFIEAMLLVMIVMYFFLKSIRATIIPMLAVPVSIIGTFAGFYAMGFSINLITLFALILAIGIVVDDAIIVIENVERIMHEEPDISVKDAAIKAMEEVATPVISIVLVLSAVFVPVAFMEGFVGVIQRQFALTLVVSVCLSGFVALTLTPALAAIMLKRGENKPFWIVQKFNDFFDWSTRMFSAGVAKVLRHVIPSLIIVAVVIFAMSGLFKTLPSSLVPSEDKGYFMVISSLPPASAIARTVKENQKMTETLMADPNIERITGFAGYDLLAGALRENSMVFFVRTTDWSKRKTADSSIDALVNKYNGVFYPSKESLSFAVNLPPIMGLSMTGGFEMYLQNRSGKSYQQIEEDVLKVVAKARTRPELTSVRTTLETNFPRYDISVDYEKANLLGVSKSDIFNTLAATIGSCYVNDFSMLGKTYRVYVRAKDTFRNSPEDLRSIFVKSSNGDMVSLNSVATLTRSMGPDIVDRFNLFPAAKVLGDPASGYTSGDALNAIQEVVKETLSDAEYSVAWSGTAYQEVNASGTGTTAFIFGMVFVFLILAAQYERWLIPLAVITAVPFAVFGSLLATWARGLTNDVYFQVGLLLLIGLSAKNAILIVEFAMQERESGKSVFDAAISAAKLRFRPIVMTSIAFTLGVFPMVISTGAGAASRHSLGTGVVGGMIAATTISIFFVPLFYYLLENLNERFWNKGKVVKRDGGEVNA, from the coding sequence ATGTTTTCTAAATTTTTTATCAATCGCCCGATATTTGCCGCGGTCATATCGATAATCATCGTTATCGCAGGATTCGTGTCGATCAGGGGATTGCCGATAGAAGAGTATCCAAAGCTCACTCCTCCTGAGGTAAGCGTCAGCGCCTCCTATACGGGAGCAAACGCAGAGATCATAGCAAGCACGGTGGCTTCGATCCTTGAAGACGAGATAAACGGTGTTGAAAATATGATCTACATGCAAAGCACCTCAAGCTCGAGCGGTACTATGAGTATAAGCGTGTATTTCAATATCGGCTCAAATTCCAAGCAAGCGACTATCGACGTCAATAACCGCGTCCAAGCGGCCCTTGCTCGTTTGCCTCAAGAAGTGCAGCAAGTAGGCGTCACCGTCAGAGAAAGAAGTAGCTCTATCCTAGAGGTCGTAGCATTTACGACGGATGATCCCAGTATGAATAAGCGCGACTTGGCAAACTACGTCTTGCTAAACATTTCAGATGAGATAAAACGTGTAAAAGGCGTGGGTGACGTAGCTGTCATAGGAAATCAAAGCTATGCGATGAGAATTTGGCTAAAGCCTGACGAGCTATCTAAATTTAACATAAGCGTATCCGAAGTCTTAAGCGCCATAGAAACTCAAAATTCTCAATACGCGGCAGGAACTATCGGCGAGCCGCCTTTGCAAGATGCTAAAAATCCTTATGTTTATTCGATAAAGTCCGACGGACGTTACTCTAAGCCTGAAGAATTTGAAAATATCGTCTTAAGGGCAAATAGCGACGGCACGATGTTAAAGCTCAAGCAAGTGGCCGATGTCGATATAGGTATGCAAAGCTACTCATTTAACGGCTTTTTGAATAACCAAACCATGGTGCCGATGCTCGTATTTTTACAAAACGACGCAAACGCACTTCAGACCGCACAATCAGTCGCTCAAAGGCTAAACGAGCTATCTGCCAGCTATCCGGAAGGGTTTAAGCATACGGTCTCTTACGATACTACGACATTCGTTCAGGTCTCTATCGAAGAGGTCGTAAAGACCTTTATCGAAGCGATGCTGCTTGTTATGATAGTTATGTATTTTTTCTTAAAGAGTATAAGAGCGACCATCATACCGATGCTAGCGGTACCGGTATCTATCATAGGAACGTTTGCCGGATTTTACGCGATGGGATTTTCGATAAATTTGATAACTCTTTTTGCGCTCATCCTTGCCATCGGTATCGTCGTTGACGATGCGATAATCGTTATAGAAAACGTAGAGCGTATAATGCACGAAGAGCCCGATATAAGCGTAAAAGACGCAGCTATCAAGGCTATGGAAGAGGTCGCTACGCCGGTCATCTCGATCGTGCTCGTTCTCTCGGCGGTTTTTGTGCCGGTTGCTTTTATGGAGGGCTTTGTCGGCGTTATACAAAGGCAGTTTGCGCTTACGCTCGTCGTTTCGGTATGTCTATCCGGCTTTGTGGCGCTTACGCTCACGCCGGCGCTCGCGGCTATCATGCTAAAGCGCGGCGAAAACAAACCGTTTTGGATAGTTCAGAAATTTAACGACTTCTTCGACTGGAGCACGAGGATGTTTTCAGCAGGCGTGGCCAAAGTGCTCAGACACGTCATACCAAGCCTTATCATCGTTGCAGTCGTTATCTTTGCCATGAGCGGACTTTTTAAAACGCTTCCTTCAAGCCTCGTGCCAAGTGAAGATAAAGGTTACTTTATGGTCATATCATCTCTACCACCCGCTTCAGCGATCGCTAGGACGGTAAAAGAGAATCAAAAGATGACCGAGACGCTGATGGCTGATCCAAATATCGAGAGGATTACTGGATTTGCAGGGTATGATTTGCTAGCCGGAGCGCTTCGCGAAAATTCTATGGTATTTTTCGTACGCACTACCGACTGGAGCAAGAGAAAGACTGCAGATAGCAGCATAGACGCGCTAGTCAATAAATATAACGGAGTGTTTTATCCGTCAAAAGAGAGCTTGAGCTTTGCGGTGAATTTACCACCGATAATGGGTCTATCTATGACAGGCGGCTTTGAGATGTATCTGCAAAACAGAAGCGGCAAAAGCTACCAGCAAATCGAAGAAGACGTCTTGAAAGTAGTCGCCAAGGCTAGGACTCGTCCTGAGCTGACAAGCGTTAGAACGACACTTGAGACGAATTTCCCGCGATATGACATAAGCGTAGACTATGAAAAGGCAAATTTGCTAGGAGTGAGCAAATCGGATATATTTAATACGCTTGCAGCGACGATAGGCTCATGCTACGTAAATGACTTTAGCATGCTCGGCAAGACCTACCGCGTCTATGTGAGGGCTAAGGATACCTTTAGGAATTCGCCCGAAGATCTGAGGAGTATTTTCGTAAAAAGCTCAAACGGAGATATGGTCTCTTTAAATTCCGTAGCGACTCTTACAAGAAGCATGGGACCTGATATAGTCGATAGGTTCAACCTTTTCCCTGCGGCTAAGGTCTTGGGCGATCCGGCCTCTGGCTACACCTCCGGCGATGCGCTAAATGCTATCCAAGAGGTCGTCAAAGAGACGCTAAGTGACGCCGAATACTCAGTCGCATGGTCAGGGACCGCGTATCAGGAGGTTAATGCCTCCGGAACGGGAACTACAGCGTTCATCTTTGGTATGGTTTTTGTCTTCTTGATCCTAGCGGCTCAATACGAGCGCTGGCTCATACCGCTTGCAGTCATCACAGCCGTGCCTTTTGCGGTCTTTGGCTCGCTTCTTGCGACATGGGCTAGAGGACTTACGAACGATGTTTATTTTCAGGTCGGTCTGCTTTTGCTCATCGGTCTATCGGCTAAAAATGCGATCTTGATCGTGGAATTTGCGATGCAAGAGCGCGAGAGCGGCAAGAGCGTATTCGATGCAGCTATCAGTGCAGCAAAGCTTAGGTTTCGTCCTATCGTCATGACCTCTATCGCATTTACGCTTGGCGTTTTTCCGATGGTCATCTCGACCGGCGCGGGCGCAGCCAGCAGGCACTCATTAGGCACAGGCGTTGTAGGCGGCATGATAGCGGCAACTACGATTTCGATATTTTTCGTGCCTTTATTTTATTATTTACTTGAAAATTTAAATGAGAGATTCTGGAACAAAGGCAAGGTTGTTAAACGCGACGGAGGTGAAGTAAATGCGTAA
- a CDS encoding efflux transporter outer membrane subunit has protein sequence MRNIAIFIIALFMAGCSFRPAMPETNTTFEYKYESSDINDYWWKEFNDERLNALVEDALKNNIDLKLAYINLQKAALTLKNSKADLFPTVGINAEASKARTSGETYTGQDNIKYDSFSLNAVLNYEVDLWGRVRNSIASSDALLQASKYDYANSRLTIASNVAQAYFTLVSLRMQERVLEDTLASYIDTMNYRKKQLDAGSITQMVYLQSVASVQSAQISLTDVKNSIVSASNSLAILCAKSNDEILNQIVATSATLPDAPQVNAGISSDILLRRSDVASAYESLKSSNALIGVAKAAYFPTLSLTGIFGFSSSELDRLFVQNANVWSLAGSLAQTVFDYGRRANNVEIAELTQSANALSYEKTIKTALGEVKVALEDRKNAMQVWQDTKRLLSSQDEIYRLAKAQYDAGYSDHLTFLDAQRNLLSTRLSAISAQLNLDNAAIEIYKVFGGGFKAEQTDQK, from the coding sequence ATGCGTAATATAGCTATTTTTATCATCGCTTTGTTTATGGCCGGCTGCTCGTTTAGACCGGCTATGCCAGAGACTAATACCACGTTTGAGTATAAATACGAAAGCAGCGACATCAATGATTATTGGTGGAAGGAATTTAACGACGAGAGGCTAAACGCACTGGTCGAGGACGCCCTTAAAAACAATATCGATCTAAAGCTCGCCTATATAAATTTACAAAAAGCGGCTTTGACGCTTAAAAATTCCAAGGCCGACCTTTTCCCGACTGTGGGCATAAACGCCGAAGCGAGCAAGGCCAGGACGAGCGGCGAGACTTACACCGGGCAAGATAATATAAAATACGATAGCTTCTCGCTTAATGCCGTGCTAAACTACGAGGTCGATCTTTGGGGCAGGGTGCGAAACTCTATCGCCTCATCGGATGCGCTTTTGCAAGCTAGTAAGTATGACTACGCAAACTCAAGGTTAACTATCGCCTCAAACGTAGCTCAAGCTTACTTCACGCTGGTTTCTTTGAGGATGCAAGAGCGTGTGCTGGAAGATACCCTTGCCAGCTATATTGACACGATGAACTACCGCAAAAAGCAGCTGGATGCGGGCAGCATAACGCAAATGGTATATCTACAAAGCGTAGCGTCGGTCCAAAGTGCGCAGATCAGCCTCACTGACGTGAAAAATTCCATCGTAAGCGCTTCAAATTCTCTAGCTATACTTTGTGCGAAGAGCAATGACGAAATTTTAAACCAGATCGTAGCTACTAGCGCCACACTACCTGATGCACCGCAGGTAAACGCCGGCATCAGCTCTGATATCTTGCTTCGTAGAAGCGATGTGGCGAGCGCTTACGAGAGTCTAAAAAGCTCGAACGCACTGATCGGCGTGGCTAAAGCGGCTTATTTTCCTACGCTTTCTTTGACCGGAATTTTCGGCTTTAGCTCTAGTGAGCTTGATAGATTATTCGTGCAAAATGCCAATGTCTGGTCGTTAGCCGGCTCTTTGGCACAAACTGTATTTGACTACGGCAGACGGGCAAATAACGTAGAGATCGCCGAGCTTACTCAAAGTGCAAACGCTCTAAGCTATGAAAAGACGATAAAAACGGCTCTTGGCGAGGTTAAAGTCGCCCTAGAGGACCGTAAAAACGCTATGCAAGTCTGGCAAGATACAAAAAGGCTGCTAAGCTCTCAAGATGAAATTTATCGCTTGGCAAAGGCTCAATACGACGCCGGATACAGCGATCATCTCACTTTCCTCGATGCGCAGCGAAATTTGCTGAGCACTAGACTAAGCGCGATAAGCGCACAGCTAAATTTAGATAACGCGGCCATTGAAATTTACAAGGTATTTGGCGGCGGATTTAAGGCCGAACAAACGGATCAGAAATAG
- a CDS encoding iron-sulfur cluster assembly scaffold protein NifU, which produces MAKNSLIGGSIWDEYSQVVQDRMNNPRFMGELTEEDAKKANAKLIVADFGAESCGDAVRLYWLVDEKTDTIIDAKFKSFGCGTAIASSDTMAELCIGKTVDEAVKITNIDVEKAMRDNPDTPAVPPQKMHCSVMAYDVIKAAAASYKGVDPEHFEDEIIVCECARVSLGTIKEVIRLNDLHTVEEITQYTKAGAFCKSCVRPGGHEKREYYLVDILRDTRAEMEQERLKAQANAQASNNLSDLSFDEMTLVGQLKAVESVIDQEIRPMLMMDGGNLEILDIRKDNDQNVDVYIRYLGACSGCASGAGGTLYAIENVLQENLSPHIRVMPV; this is translated from the coding sequence ATGGCAAAAAATAGTTTGATAGGCGGCTCTATCTGGGACGAATACTCTCAGGTAGTGCAAGATAGGATGAATAATCCTAGATTTATGGGCGAGCTGACCGAAGAGGACGCTAAAAAGGCAAATGCAAAGCTCATCGTAGCGGACTTTGGTGCAGAAAGCTGCGGCGATGCGGTGAGGCTTTATTGGCTGGTCGATGAGAAGACTGACACGATAATCGATGCGAAATTTAAGAGCTTTGGCTGCGGGACTGCGATCGCCAGCTCCGATACGATGGCCGAGCTTTGTATCGGCAAAACTGTCGACGAGGCAGTCAAGATCACTAACATCGACGTCGAAAAAGCTATGCGCGACAATCCCGACACTCCGGCTGTCCCACCGCAAAAGATGCACTGCTCGGTCATGGCCTATGACGTCATCAAGGCTGCCGCAGCGAGCTACAAGGGTGTAGATCCTGAACATTTTGAGGACGAGATCATCGTGTGCGAGTGTGCGCGCGTGAGCCTAGGCACGATAAAAGAGGTCATCCGCCTAAACGACCTTCACACGGTCGAAGAGATCACGCAATACACCAAAGCCGGCGCATTTTGTAAGTCCTGTGTACGCCCTGGCGGACACGAGAAACGCGAGTATTATCTAGTCGATATCTTGCGCGATACTCGTGCTGAAATGGAGCAAGAGAGGCTAAAAGCCCAAGCCAACGCACAAGCTAGTAACAACCTAAGCGACCTAAGCTTTGACGAGATGACATTGGTCGGGCAGCTAAAAGCGGTCGAAAGCGTAATAGATCAAGAGATCCGCCCGATGCTGATGATGGACGGTGGTAACCTCGAAATTTTAGACATCAGAAAAGACAACGATCAAAATGTCGACGTTTATATCCGCTACCTGGGAGCCTGCTCAGGCTGTGCGAGTGGAGCCGGCGGAACGCTATACGCTATAGAAAACGTACTTCAAGAGAATTTAAGCCCGCATATCAGGGTGATGCCTGTATGA
- a CDS encoding NifS family cysteine desulfurase codes for MRVYLDNNATTMVDPEAFELMKPFFCEKYGNPNSLHKFGSETHPALRTALDQLYAGINAKDSDDIVVTSCATESNNWVVKGVYFDKIATGEKKRIITSAVEHPAIAATCQFLKKFGVELTILDVNSEGVVTAQQLRDAMSDDVALVSVMVANNETGMIFPTKELAAIAHEYGALFHSDGVQAVGKIPINVQDLGVDFLSFSAHKFHGPKGVGGLYIKDSQPLSSLLHGGEHMGGRRSGTLDVAGIVGMGKALELANKYMSFEGSHVRRLRDKLEDALLSIPDVSVVGKREHRVPNTILASIKGVEGEAMLWDLNRAGIAASTGSACASETLESNPIMEAIGADKELAHTALRLSLSRFNTEAEIDYAIEHIKKAITRLRAISSTFAYAPIGHVSGL; via the coding sequence TTGAGAGTATATTTAGATAATAACGCCACGACGATGGTCGATCCGGAAGCATTCGAGCTGATGAAGCCGTTTTTTTGTGAAAAATACGGCAATCCAAATTCCCTACACAAATTTGGCTCTGAGACACATCCGGCGCTAAGGACTGCGCTCGATCAGCTATATGCGGGCATAAATGCCAAAGATAGCGACGATATCGTGGTCACCTCGTGTGCGACAGAGAGCAACAACTGGGTCGTGAAGGGGGTTTATTTCGACAAGATCGCCACAGGCGAAAAAAAACGCATCATAACAAGCGCCGTGGAGCATCCGGCTATCGCTGCGACATGTCAATTTTTGAAAAAATTTGGCGTAGAGCTTACGATACTTGATGTAAACAGCGAAGGCGTCGTGACCGCGCAGCAGCTAAGAGATGCGATGAGCGATGATGTCGCACTAGTCTCCGTGATGGTCGCAAACAACGAAACGGGTATGATATTTCCGACAAAGGAGCTAGCGGCGATAGCGCATGAATACGGAGCACTTTTTCACAGCGACGGTGTGCAAGCGGTAGGTAAAATCCCTATAAACGTGCAAGATCTTGGCGTTGATTTTCTAAGCTTTTCGGCGCATAAATTTCATGGACCAAAAGGTGTGGGCGGACTTTACATAAAAGACAGTCAGCCCCTAAGCAGTCTGCTTCACGGCGGCGAGCACATGGGCGGACGTAGGAGCGGCACGCTCGATGTCGCAGGTATCGTCGGCATGGGCAAAGCACTTGAGCTAGCCAACAAATACATGAGCTTTGAGGGCTCACACGTGCGACGCCTACGAGATAAGCTGGAGGATGCGCTTTTATCGATACCTGATGTCAGCGTAGTAGGCAAACGCGAACACCGCGTACCAAATACGATCCTGGCGTCCATAAAAGGTGTCGAGGGCGAGGCTATGCTGTGGGATCTAAATCGTGCCGGCATAGCAGCATCTACCGGCTCTGCATGTGCCAGCGAAACGCTCGAGAGCAACCCGATAATGGAAGCCATAGGAGCGGACAAAGAGCTCGCTCACACCGCGCTTAGACTATCTCTTTCGCGCTTTAATACAGAAGCCGAGATAGACTACGCGATAGAGCATATCAAAAAGGCGATAACCAGACTAAGGGCGATCTCAAGCACGTTTGCATACGCGCCGATAGGTCACGTAAGCGGCCTATAA